Within Oncorhynchus nerka isolate Pitt River linkage group LG8, Oner_Uvic_2.0, whole genome shotgun sequence, the genomic segment TTTTGTGACAAATCTCTGTGTCGGTCTGCTTCACTGTATACTTCGCTGGCATCAAACAGTAGAGAAAAGTCATATTTAATACGGCATGCTGCATACTAGAACATGGAATGTCTGCACTACTTATGGTGACTGAGGCATAGCATCATAACAGAATAGCGAGTAATTATTATTGCAACTTGACAAATGTCTATCATAACTGCCTGGTACTTCTGGTGCAGACGCTCGACCATAGAAATCGGAATAGAACTAGTTTATCTGTCTTCGAGAAGCATCACACTCATTGATTACTAGTGGCATGAATACTGCAAATGCTAGCAACCTGTTCAATAGATATCACAGTGCTAGAGCGGTATAAATCATATAGGTTTTTAAGACGAGTTACAGGAGGTATGAACTACAGCTGTTAGAAGATTCAGCAAGGACAAAGACTGTACACAATATTTTGGCGATGATGAAAATAATCGGAGTGCGTCTGTATTTTAACATCAAATGGGAGCAAAACAGCGCTGACCAGTTCAAGCTCACTATTTTGCCTTCTGaatttttgttctgtatatacTGGTTTAAGTTATTTAATATTTCTTTCTTTGTATATAGCACAAACATTTTTTTGTTTAGAGCATAGGAGGACCTTTGTTGGGGAGACAGATGCTGGAATAATGTCAAACAAGTGAATAGAAACGGAGaaaatacactcaccagacagtttattatattACCCCTCTAGTACCGGGTCGgactcccccttttcctccacaacagcctgaattcttcggggGATTATACAAGGTGTCGTAAACGTTCCACAGCGACGTTGGTCCATGCTGACACGATGGCATCACGCAGTTGCTGCAGACTGGGCGGCAGGTACATTCATGCTGTGAACATCccgttccatctcatcccaaagatGCTCTATTGCAGAGgtaggcaaccctgttcctggagtgctgCAGTTTTTTTTTATCCAACTAGGCCCCACACCTGACCAACTACGCTAATTGATCAGGTCAGTAATTGCTTAAATTCAACAGACCTGAACTTCCAGGTCAGTTAACTCAAAAACATGGCCCAGGGTTGCCTACCTCTGCTCCATtggttgaggtctggggactgCGCAGGCCATTTAAGTAAACTGAACTCGCTGTCATgttccaggcaatgtttttccactcttcAATTTTCTAGTGTTGGTGATGGCGGGCCCTCTGGAGCCGCCGCTTCTTGTCTTcagatgataggagtggaacccggtgggGTCGTCTGCTGCagtagcccatccgtgacaaggattaACAGGTTGTGCATtcccgagatgccgttctgcgcACCAGTGTTGTACGGCGttgttatttgtctgtttgtggcccgcctgttagcttgcacgattcttgccattctcctttctCGTCAACGAGACTGCCGCTGACTGACGATCATTCCACGctcagtcgcttaggtcactcgttttgcccattctaactttTCATTCGACAGTAACTGAATgtctcgatgcctgtctgcctgctttatatagcaagccacggccacgtgactcactgtctgtaggagcgattcATTTTTGTGGACacggtggtgtacctaataaactggccggtGAGTAGAACAGTGAAAAGACAAACGGGGGAATATAGACTAGTAAAGAGGAGATCAACCAGGGGGGAATATAACTTCTAGTCAAATGTATTACTTAGTCTCGTTTGACATCAAGTGAAATGTTGACTTAAACCGAAGTTAGGATTTCCCCCGAAATCTGTAGCCTGATCTGTCCAGATTTGTTTGCGCTCTAGCCAACTACGCAATAGTTGCCTTACCGGACAATTCTGAACGTGATAAATAAGGCTGTTTAcataggcagcccaattctgatattttttttccactaatttgtcttttgaccaatcacatcagctcctttcacatcagctctttttcagagcggatctgattggtcaaaagagcaAATAGTGAAAGAATATATAAATCGAGCTGCCCGTGTGAAAGTAGCTCATTTGGCGGAAGCACAGACCGATTTTTAAACCAGGTTCGaattcattaggcatgaaactgAAGAAAAGGGGCTGAAACCTAGGACAACCTGGAATTTTCCAATAAGAAATGCTCGTTTTCTGTTGCTCCAAAAAAAAGTTTTGCTAcgatgtgcactaatgaatatgaGGCTAACTTAGTTCTGCTCAGGGGGAAATGCTGACATTGGACAAACAGTGCATCTCAGTCAGTGTAGCCCTTTACGCACGACGCGGTACGATCTCCAGACACACTATACATGGAATGCACGGACACAGCACAACATCACTCCAATCAAGTTAGGTTCCACGTAGTTGTACTGCTCTCTGATGAGTTTAGCGAGGTACCGTATCTGTTTCTTTAAGAGGTTAGAGTTGGGAGAACGGTAACGTTATGGAACTATCAATTCTTCTAGTTCTTGTGAATTCTCTTTCCTTGGTTGGCGTTTTACTGAATATGTGTGCATGATCTGTCCAtgtctttttatatatatataaaacgaTTCCTGATCACTACTGTTGATTGGAATGATTCAGATCGGTTTACAGAAGCTGGCTCTAGGATGATCCAACCAATGACAGTCCTCTCACCAAACGTTGTCGTCATTCGGTCTATTTTTGTCTGTGATCGGCTCCAACCTCAAGTGAAGATGTGCAGGTTGTTGTTGAACACCGAGTGGTTGATTTAAATGTTGGGTTTTTACTTTTATCATGGGAGGGAGGAACAAGAAGGAGGGGGTTGAGAGTTGCGTTGTGTTGGCTCtttaattgttttgttttttaagacTGATACCAAGAGACTTGGCCACAGAATGTTGTATATTACTGTACGTCTTTGAGAAGGAGAGTGGTCTTGACGATTTGCATCTTCTGATTGCGCTGCTAGTGCTTTGTCATGTGGGGGATGGGAACGGGGATATAGATTTGTACATGGGAGAAATGATGGAACAGAGGCTAAAGTGTGTGACAAAAGAAGACTGAAGAATGATGAGAGGAAAAAGAGATGTGAAGCGCTGTTAGGCGAGAATCAGTGACTGAAGAAATGGCACGTTGGAGCGAaagtattggggggggggggggctttgcaTCAGTGCAGCAAATACTGTACAGAATTGCCAATGTATGACCTCTGTCACACGCACTCAAACTTACTCCCAACGCTTACAGGCGCATTATCTCAAACGCACACTTCCATCACCATGCTTTGTAAATATGTAGACCGTtggtggactgtagtttgtagacCTATAAAGAGGCTGTATTTATACACAGAGGAATGTTTAaaagaaaaacacacataccTAAACGCAGTGCTTCTCTtccagatagatatagatatatatatttgcCACATGTAGAAGTAAACACCCCTCACTGAGTCAGTGGGTTACTATGGGATGGGGGGGGCGGAGGGTTATGTGATGCACTCTACTTCAGTATAGCGGATCTCATTGTTAAGGGGCCAACAACCTTGTATATTTTATTGAAAGTTCAATAAAGGAAAAACTCCACTTTTCAAACTGATCCTGATCTGTTTGTGTGACGTCATTCTTTTTGACACATTGAAACGGCTTGATTTGAAATGAGTTTGAAATACACACCTTGCCTGCTGGAACGTAGTAAGAGATCAATTTGTACACCACGTAAGCCAACAAACCAGCCTGATGTTTATTGGATAAATGATAATGGTGGACCAGGCTTCTGGTAAGTATCAAGTTgacgtgtgtgtgttcatattctGGGCTGAGGGTGTTACTCAGTGGCTTCCTGTCACTGTTATAAGCCTACAGCCTCACATGAGGAAATCAAATCCACCAGTGTGCTTCTGAAGAAAAGGTTGAGAACAGTAGCCACTGTTCATTTGTCAATGTGTCTTTTACACGAGGACAGGAGACCGGGCTGCTAAGATGGAGCGTTCCGAGCCTGGAAGGTGTCAACTAGACTGCATGGACTCTGAAATATCAAGTAAGGGGGTTTACCTCACCAAAAATACTGTGCCGTGTGTCGGTAGCCATGTTTGTCTGATTTGAATTAGGAAAGAAAATCTAGTATGTCAATATGCTCTCTTATTTTGTTCATGTCTTGACAAGCTCCGTGCCTGTGAAGTACATTCAGTTGCTGTGTATGTAGGACATTTGCTATATGAATACATTTTTGTTTTAGTCTGACTCtgcatccatgatccatcagtacTTCTGTTCCTTATTTCTGTCATACCTCTCTAGCGCTCTCTCTATCTGCACCTATAGGTACTCTCTCCAGGATGTCAGTGGCCCGGTCCAGCCCGGGTACCCCTGATCGACCTTCCGCCCCCGGGCCCCTCCAGGCACCTCTCGGCCCTGCCTTGGTCCAGTTCCAGCTAGGCCTCTTCAGGGAGGTGGTATGGGTGCCTAGGGGGCAGCTCAGCTTTCACCACGCCAAGAGACTGGCGGCAGAGGTCATAGAACGCAAGGTAACCCCCCCAAATCTAGAATGGTTTAGCCAATTCCTTTAACTATTGGTGTGATGCAACACAGTAGCTAaaatgtctttctctgtctctccctctctctctgtgtgtgtgtctgtctctaccacacCTCAGTGAGAGATAGCCCTGTTACTATGTCAGCTAGAGGGGCTGCTGTGTGGTTTAGCTGTGTCTGCAGCTTACTTTCCAACCACAACCTCTtctcctgcatctctctctctctcacacacacacacacacacctgctcaaACTATGGTTAGGTTTAAGGTAAGGGTACAGGTGAGGGGTTTGGGTAAATAGGatttttgaatgggactgaattgtgtgtgtcCACAAGTTTAGTTACAcaagtgtgtgtgcgcgcgcgcatgTGTAGGTGTCTTtgaccatggtacttgcctacggagcagaaagaggaactgtccctccaaACACTCTGTTCTCTCAGCTCTGGTCTctcagctcccgctcagcccaatccaagctcttctctgtcctggcaccccaatagtTGAACCTGCTTCCCCTTGAAGTTAGGACAGCAGAGTCTCTGACCATCTTCCTGAAAACATCTGAACTCCGACCTCTTCGAAGAGCATCTTaaacaatcccccccccccccccttcttctcACCCCCTCACGTGAACTAACACGTGCACTTGACTTTATCCCTccttactagctctgactttgctgatattTACTTTGAGGAAAAATGCATTTATTgtgactgtgatatgttgttgtcccACCTAGCAATCTTAAAATGAACGCACttactgtaaattgctctggacagatgcatctgctaaatgacttaaatgtaaatgttagtgTGTGAACCTTGTATGTGGTCTGTGTGAATAAAATGGatatcccccaccccccaccacccACCCCCAGAGGTCATTGCACTTTGCCTGTTTTTGGTAGCAAACATACAAACGGACAGAAAGCCTGGAAATAAACCCACACTCAAACTTGTTTCCATCACATTTGAATATCTAACGACAATGACGCTCGACATCCCTCACATTGTTCCGtgaccagtctctctcctcactgaacGCCCACTGTCTGCATGCTTTTGATGATGCACATCCAGATGATAAACCAGCCAGAACCAGACTGATTGATTGATCGATCATATCTCTGGGTATTTTTAGGCTCCAGACTGCAGTGTGGTGGGTGTAGGGGAGAAGGTCCTCCTGTTTAGACACCAGCCTGGCTCAGAACACCACCTCCACAGACTCACAGACCAGGATCCACTGCTGGACGGTGACCTCATAGAGGTCATCCTCTCAGGTCAGGCTGGGGTTGTGTCCCGACTAGCATCCTATTCTGTTTaccgtgcactacttttgaccgcgTATTGAATCGACTTACTTACTAGTTTAACGCCTCGATCAGACCCGACAGCGTCATTGAATATTTTTTGGGGGTTACgccagaagtacattcatttccaaaggaacgctgcgtttgccttgcagcatagCGTTACACAGGCAATCGCAGTCGTGTTCTGTGTTGTGGTGCATGCGATTTATCCAACGTGTGCATCAAATTGTTAAGCGTAGACTTGACAGAACTAGTAGCAAAAGGTGAATGTTGGAACATTTATTGCACACATATCCACACACATTTTGGATCATGAAGAAAAGTTGGAACTGCAGCATTTATTACACCGCATTGATGCAATAACGCTGTCAGTCTTATCGAGGCATTAGCGTCCTAGGTTAATGAGTCTTGCCAGTTCAGTCTAGCCTGGAGCCCACTGTAGCTCACTGGTAACATACAATATCTGCCCCGTTGTCCTAAAGGACCCATTAAAGGACTGTGCCAGTTCTGGACTTACTAGATTTACACCTAGTTTTTCTGGATCTATGTCAAGTAATGCAAGTGGGGAAAAATTGCATTTTGGGAGGGGGTGTGGATGACCACACACCAATAGCAGTCATCACAGATTGTGATAGACAATCTGCTCATTCTGATCTGACTCAGGATCAGCTGCTGTGACGGAGATGAAGATCCGCCCACACTCCCTGGCTGTCCAATCATATCGCACCCCCACCTTCTGTCACCACTGTGGTGAGATGCTGTGGGGACTGATACGTCAAGGGTTAAAATGTGAAGGTAAGGTATTGGATACAGTAGTACTTTTTCTGTATATCCTATCTTTAATCACATCGAGCAACTCTAATATTTATTTAATGTTGAATTGTATTGAATTCTTAGTCGTATACATCTTTGTACCTCAATCTATTAAGCAATTGTCCGATTCTGTCTCAattatgtctcctctctctctgatactCTCTCCGTAGGTTGTGGGTTAGACTTCCATAAGCGCTGTGCGCTGCAGTTGCCTAGTGACTGTAGCCGCGCACGGCGTCGTGTGTGTGGCCCCAGCCTGTCCCTGTTCCCCCCTGGCAGGCCCCGGACGCACTCCCTCTCCACACCTGCAGGAGGCAGTCTAGAGGAGGTCAGAATGCTTAGATACAGTGAGCGTCAAAAGTATTGAGACCGTGACAAATGTTTTGTTGGTTTGGCTCTGTACTCCTGCACTTTAGATTTGGAATGATACattgactatgaggttaaagtgcaaacTGTCAGCTTCAATTTGAGGGAATTTTCATCCaaatcgggtgaaccgtttagaaattacagcagttTGTGTACGTAGTCCCTTCATTTTAGGGGACCGAAAGTGTTGTGTattattaaagtagtcaaaagtttaatattttgtcccatattcctagcatgcaatattacaatattacattacatggggcggcagggtagcctagtggttagagcattggactagtaaccgaaaggttgcaagttcaaatccctgagctgacgaggtacaaaatctgtcgttctgctcctgaacaggcagttaacccactgttaactgcctgttcaggccgtcattgaaaataagaatttgttcttaactgacttgcctagtaaaataaaggtaaaaaaaaaaaaatcaagctGGTCTCCACAAACTTGTTAGATgcgtttgctgtttgttttggatgtgtttcatattattttgtgcccaatagataTGAATGGTACATTAATTTatatttgtaaataagaatagaatacgtttctaaacacttctacattcatgtggatgctaccatgattacggatagtcctgaagGAATTGTGAATAAGGATGTGTTCAGAAACATACACTGGAGTGGCTGATGTCATAGACCTGCATACGTTCTATTCTAATTCTATGTTAGCAACACTCTTCGTGTATTCACATGGATACACCTATAACTATATTACAGGGCAATATTGGGTGGTTCTAATGGCAACAGTAGGACCTGAAAAGCTCTctttttttcctttttcttcttctccctcaccccttccttcctctctgctctcttcccCTCCACGTCTAGATCAGCATGTCCAAGCCCAAGTCCAGACCCCCGTCATGGACAGATCACCCGGTGTGGCTGGGGGTGGGCCAGGGAAAGGATGGTGAGATGGGCAGGGCCAGGGTGCCCCACACCTTCcacatccacagctacaccaaGCCTACTGTGTGCCAGCACTGCCGCCACCTCCTCAAAGGCCTCTTCCGCCAAGGCCTGCAATGCACCGGTGAGATGGGGGGTCATAGTTCAGATAGGGTGTGTGGTTATGGGAGCAGCTGACAGATTTCAGGATTTATTTTAGCCGGAGGATGCTTTCTCTAGTCGTACGTTTCTGGAGAGGGTACGTCGATCGCTTGGTCAGATTTCACGTGTTATTTCTGTGTCCGTCGTCTTGGTGTACTGaagttcacctctctctctctaattctcgcactccctctctcgctttctctcgttctctctttctctctccagacTGTAAGCTGAACTGCCATCGTCGCTGTGAGAGCTCCCTGGTCCCCGCAGACTGTCccggagagaggaggaacaccaATGGGGAAGGAGGTGAGAGACGACGTCTCGGAGCAAGACGGGCCACTGAACTTATTAACCAATGGAGTCCATGTCGAACGTGCTTCATGGAAAAGTTAAAAACTCTATTTTTGATGTAAATGTCCGGACACTTGTTTAGCGATTCTTTCCATTGCCGTTTCTAAAAGGACATATTTGAGTGTTTTTGGAGCCTTTGGTCAGGTTTTTCTGTGCTTCTACAACTGCAGAACAAGCACGAGGAAGTATATTACTGGTGGGGTAAGTTTCTCAAAACTAATTGAAAGAAATCACAAAAAAAAGTGTCTGGACACTTCTATGACATTTACATCAAAAATAAAGATTTGGTTGAAAAAAGGTGAAATTGTCCTTAAAATGATACATTCCATGTACATGCTTTGACAAGAGAGTAGAACTGCCTTACTTCTCATTGACACAAACAGTGCCTTCATAGCTTAATATTGATGTAGAAAGTGttgtgactcagactcagtgtcCAGTCTCGGCTACAAGAACGACAcagaggatgatgaggaggataTGAGCTTGAGTTTAACATCACTAGAAGACGATGACGACGAGCCGTCTACAGAGGTTCCATTTGCTGAGAACAAGGAAGTGGGACATCAGCCACCAATCATGTaagatatatattatttttaaatgGCTACGATAGGATGTCAAGTTCAGTATGTTTCCATTTTGAGttttgatgatgataataataatttgaGTATGTAGTACATGAGTGTCTCATTGAAGTTGTAAAAAagttcttccctccctccctccctcagtccaTGTTTCAGTAGTTATATTCCTCTAATGCGGGTAGTCCAGTCAGTCCGTCACACTAAAAGACAGGCCAGTGGAGTACTGAGAGAGGGTTGGctactccatcacaccaacactgacacactggtgagaacacatacgcacacagccaggcatgcgcgcacacacacacacaccaagagaaCACTCACACCATACTTTCTCATTGTTTCTGTCAGAGGAAACGGCATTACTGGATATTGGACTGGAAGAGTATCACTCTGTACCAGAACGAGATCAACACCAAGTACTACAAGGTTGGTTCAATGGGGAAGAAAGAGCCATCTATCATTCTAGCATTTACCATCCAAGGCCTGTCAGTCACCTCAACACTACAGTACTGACTGCTTGTGGCCAAATAGAACATcaacaaaaatgtgtttttcttcctccctcccttctcccttgtCTCTCACTCGTTCCCTCTTTTCTTCCCTTCTCCACACCCTCTCCTgtctcattcctccctccctctctaggaTATTCCTCTATCTGAGGTGCTGCAGGTACGAGGCCCTGCCCAGTTGTCTGTCCCCTTGTTGCCCGGCAACAGTGCCCACTCCTTCGAAGTGGTGACGGGCACGCTGGTGTACTGTGTGTTGGCGGGCCGGGACGGACAGGCCTGGGAGACCGCCGTACGCCGGGCTCTGATGCCCGTGCTGAACAGTGGGCAGGTGGCCAAACTGGGACAAGGTGAGTCAGAGAAGTAGCATGTTTGGACTGGGATACTAGAGTATTGTTCAGAGAGAGACCAATGACTGACATCAGAGCCAAGTATTTAGAGAGTTTAGGTCATTGCGGGTTCTGTCTGAACGTTGTGTGGGTGACCCCACAACTCACCTGTGTCAGTTGGCCAAACTCTGAGTGCTCTGAGGGCCATGCCACTGGATGGTCTCTCACATTTGTTTTTCATAAAGGCTTTAAAGTAAAGTTGGCGTCATCCCCATGCGTGTTAGACTTAGTTCCATGGTCATGTTCTTTAACAATGGTGAGATTGACAATTGGTGCTTTTAATAAAGAGAACTCTTTCTGTTATAGACCATGAACCCCAGAGTGGAAAAAGCCCGGTAAGTGTGTGGGGTGGGTGGCTGATGGATCTATATGGAGTACGAGCTCTCTAGTCTCATTGTCTGAAATGGATAGATGAGTAACTAACACTGTGGTTGTGTGTATTGCGCGCATTTTGTGTTTATGCTTGTGTGcctttttatgtgtgtgtgtgtcattc encodes:
- the LOC115133375 gene encoding serine/threonine-protein kinase D3-like isoform X3, with protein sequence MERSEPGRCQLDCMDSEISTLSLSAPIGTLSRMSVARSSPGTPDRPSAPGPLQAPLGPALVQFQLGLFREVVWVPRGQLSFHHAKRLAAEVIERKAPDCSVVGVGEKVLLFRHQPGSEHHLHRLTDQDPLLDGDLIEVILSGSAAVTEMKIRPHSLAVQSYRTPTFCHHCGEMLWGLIRQGLKCEGCGLDFHKRCALQLPSDCSRARRRVCGPSLSLFPPGRPRTHSLSTPAGGSLEEISMSKPKSRPPSWTDHPVWLGVGQGKDGEMGRARVPHTFHIHSYTKPTVCQHCRHLLKGLFRQGLQCTDCKLNCHRRCESSLVPADCPGERRNTNGEGDSVSSLGYKNDTEDDEEDMSLSLTSLEDDDDEPSTEVPFAENKEVGHQPPIIPCFSSYIPLMRVVQSVRHTKRQASGVLREGWLLHHTNTDTLRKRHYWILDWKSITLYQNEINTKYYKDIPLSEVLQVRGPAQLSVPLLPGNSAHSFEVVTGTLVYCVLAGRDGQAWETAVRRALMPVLNSGQVAKLGQDHEPQSGKSPDVSSVYQIFTDEVLGSGQFGVVYGGTHRQSGQPVAVKVIDKTRFPTKQERQLRNEQAILQNLSHLGIVLLEGMFETMEHVFIVMEKLHGDMLEMILSNEKGRLPERTTRFLVTQILEALRYLHFKHIAHCDLKPENVLLASPDSFPQVKLCDFGFARIIGEKSFRRSVVGTPAYLAPEVISSHGYNRSLDMWAVGVVLYVSLSGTFPFNEDEDIRQQITNAAFMYPRLPWSNISLEGLPVVV
- the LOC115133375 gene encoding serine/threonine-protein kinase D3-like isoform X1, with translation MERSEPGRCQLDCMDSEISTLSLSAPIGTLSRMSVARSSPGTPDRPSAPGPLQAPLGPALVQFQLGLFREVVWVPRGQLSFHHAKRLAAEVIERKAPDCSVVGVGEKVLLFRHQPGSEHHLHRLTDQDPLLDGDLIEVILSGSAAVTEMKIRPHSLAVQSYRTPTFCHHCGEMLWGLIRQGLKCEGCGLDFHKRCALQLPSDCSRARRRVCGPSLSLFPPGRPRTHSLSTPAGGSLEEISMSKPKSRPPSWTDHPVWLGVGQGKDGEMGRARVPHTFHIHSYTKPTVCQHCRHLLKGLFRQGLQCTDCKLNCHRRCESSLVPADCPGERRNTNGEGDSVSSLGYKNDTEDDEEDMSLSLTSLEDDDDEPSTEVPFAENKEVGHQPPIIPCFSSYIPLMRVVQSVRHTKRQASGVLREGWLLHHTNTDTLRKRHYWILDWKSITLYQNEINTKYYKDIPLSEVLQVRGPAQLSVPLLPGNSAHSFEVVTGTLVYCVLAGRDGQAWETAVRRALMPVLNSGQVAKLGQDHEPQSGKSPDVSSVYQIFTDEVLGSGQFGVVYGGTHRQSGQPVAVKVIDKTRFPTKQERQLRNEQAILQNLSHLGIVLLEGMFETMEHVFIVMEKLHGDMLEMILSNEKGRLPERTTRFLVTQILEALRYLHFKHIAHCDLKPENVLLASPDSFPQVKLCDFGFARIIGEKSFRRSVVGTPAYLAPEVISSHGYNRSLDMWAVGVVLYVSLSGTFPFNEDEDIRQQITNAAFMYPRLPWSNISLEAVSLINNLLQVAVRCRFSVGKALGHPWLQDFQLWCDLREFEKRMGCRYLTHEGDEDRWRCHALDRGLVFPSHLTWTPGHDDSL
- the LOC115133375 gene encoding serine/threonine-protein kinase D3-like isoform X2, producing the protein MERSEPGRCQLDCMDSEISSTLSRMSVARSSPGTPDRPSAPGPLQAPLGPALVQFQLGLFREVVWVPRGQLSFHHAKRLAAEVIERKAPDCSVVGVGEKVLLFRHQPGSEHHLHRLTDQDPLLDGDLIEVILSGSAAVTEMKIRPHSLAVQSYRTPTFCHHCGEMLWGLIRQGLKCEGCGLDFHKRCALQLPSDCSRARRRVCGPSLSLFPPGRPRTHSLSTPAGGSLEEISMSKPKSRPPSWTDHPVWLGVGQGKDGEMGRARVPHTFHIHSYTKPTVCQHCRHLLKGLFRQGLQCTDCKLNCHRRCESSLVPADCPGERRNTNGEGDSVSSLGYKNDTEDDEEDMSLSLTSLEDDDDEPSTEVPFAENKEVGHQPPIIPCFSSYIPLMRVVQSVRHTKRQASGVLREGWLLHHTNTDTLRKRHYWILDWKSITLYQNEINTKYYKDIPLSEVLQVRGPAQLSVPLLPGNSAHSFEVVTGTLVYCVLAGRDGQAWETAVRRALMPVLNSGQVAKLGQDHEPQSGKSPDVSSVYQIFTDEVLGSGQFGVVYGGTHRQSGQPVAVKVIDKTRFPTKQERQLRNEQAILQNLSHLGIVLLEGMFETMEHVFIVMEKLHGDMLEMILSNEKGRLPERTTRFLVTQILEALRYLHFKHIAHCDLKPENVLLASPDSFPQVKLCDFGFARIIGEKSFRRSVVGTPAYLAPEVISSHGYNRSLDMWAVGVVLYVSLSGTFPFNEDEDIRQQITNAAFMYPRLPWSNISLEAVSLINNLLQVAVRCRFSVGKALGHPWLQDFQLWCDLREFEKRMGCRYLTHEGDEDRWRCHALDRGLVFPSHLTWTPGHDDSL